The Onychomys torridus chromosome 4, mOncTor1.1, whole genome shotgun sequence DNA window taggaggaaaagaatcccaaaagcagacaaaagagtcagaaacatgCCTGTTTCCACATTTAGGAGtaccacaagaacaccaagctaacagctatAACAAATACACAGAGGAAATTCTAAAAAGCAGTCCAcatatttgttttaaagacagtgaAGTGTGCCATGCATATACCTCtattattttaaacacattttactttttactctttGGAGTGCCTCTTTCACATCTTTGTTTCTCAAACTATAAATTAGAGGGTTCAGCATGGGAATTACTAGTGTATAAAAAAGGGAAGTCACTTTATCTTGATCTAGGGAATAAGAAGAACTTGGCCGGAAATACATGAAAAGCATAGTTCCTTGGAAAATTGCAACTGTAGTCAAGTGTGAGGTGCAGGTGGAAAAAGCTTTGAATCTCCCAGAAGCAGAATTGATCTTCAAGACTGATGAGATAATGTAACAATAGGAGACAAGGACTCCTGAAATGGTGCTCAGTTCAATAAAACCAAAAACGGTGAATATGACTAACACATTGACCTGTGTATCTGAACAAGACAGTACTAACACTGGaggaatatcacagaagaaaTGATTAATCTTGTTAGATCCACAGAAACATAAATGGAATGTCAGTGTTGTGTGTACCAAAGCATCTGCTAATGCCACAGCATAAACACCAGTCAATAATTGGAAACATACCCTGCTGGACATGTCTACTGAATACAGTAGGGGGTTGCTGATGGCCTTATATCGATCAAAGGCCATCACTGCCAGCAGCACACACTCAGCATCTATAAATATACAGAAAGTGAAGAACTGCATAGCACAGCCGAGAAAGGGAATAGATGTGTCCTTTGACAGAAGGTCCACCAGCATCTTTGGTCCAACTGCAGTGGAATAGCAGAGGTCTGAGAAAGAGAGGTggctgaggaagaagtacattggTGTGTGAAGCTGGGGGTCCATTCTGATCAATGTGATCATTCCAAGATTTGTCAGCAGATTAGTGAGGTAAACAACTACAAACATAGTGAACAGAAGCATTTTCACCTCAGGGTTATTGGTAATTCCCAAGAGGAGGAATTCTGGCAAAGAGGAGCAGTTCTCCTTGTCCATGATTCTATGTTCTTTGTCTGAAAATTTACAAAAGTCACAATGCAATAATACCTTAGTATtcatttttctaagaaagcatAAAACATTCTTGAATATAACTAATCagaatgttatttaaatatttaaataaattttcataaaacattttttaatatagCTAAACAGAACGTTATTTAAATCACATAATTCTTGATCTGCTTTAATTTTGTTTGCTCTCTTTCACTTATTTTCAGTCAGTAGATTTAAATGTAGTAAAACTTGGTTTCCAATCTGACAGGCCACAGGAATATCAGAtaagataataatagtaatagtaataataattgaaTATACCATATGATGAAATAAGGATTTCAATTTTTATAGGCTATTATTCACTGCATTGTTTCAGCAGGATTTGCCACTGGCATTTATCTATTCTTTAATATAATAAAAGGATTATAGTAAGGAGTCACTGTAGGTTTCACTGTATATAAAGTATTATTCTCTGAAATGTCTGTCACGAATCACCATTTGTGTGCCAAGATTTATAAGCACTGCACATCACTTTCCTAAGTCCAAATGGCAAAAGCTAAATAAAACATACAAGAGGAGCTAGGAGCAGCAGAAAACAGCAAACGCCTCTGCTCATtattgatttccattttttttcattttaaaaataattttaaaaaattaatatatatttttgtcatattcttcccctccccaaaaTCTTTCCAGATACTCTCTCCAATCCTACccatgtaagtcaaataaactaaGATTGAAAGAAAGACTGTCATGGTCA harbors:
- the LOC118582785 gene encoding olfactory receptor 5W2-like, whose product is MDKENCSSLPEFLLLGITNNPEVKMLLFTMFVVVYLTNLLTNLGMITLIRMDPQLHTPMYFFLSHLSFSDLCYSTAVGPKMLVDLLSKDTSIPFLGCAMQFFTFCIFIDAECVLLAVMAFDRYKAISNPLLYSVDMSSRVCFQLLTGVYAVALADALVHTTLTFHLCFCGSNKINHFFCDIPPVLVLSCSDTQVNVLVIFTVFGFIELSTISGVLVSYCYIISSVLKINSASGRFKAFSTCTSHLTTVAIFQGTMLFMYFRPSSSYSLDQDKVTSLFYTLVIPMLNPLIYSLRNKDVKEALQRVKSKMCLK